Proteins co-encoded in one Malus sylvestris chromosome 7, drMalSylv7.2, whole genome shotgun sequence genomic window:
- the LOC126629182 gene encoding uncharacterized protein LOC126629182 isoform X5, giving the protein MPIPNPKFPHESLMTQDQLIDSLTSHISLFHSHSNSSDLKPNHNPNPNPNPNPRSSILKWFSSLTVHQRQAHLTAVDPKFVRVLVQMLGRVRANGHGFFIILPDLPSGDLPTLCFKRSSGLLCRVAESNELERRVFESTRLFSSREGEKVEECSCSVRDIDTVTVSEDLVENLDGFVEAMDEISNGGFLRGEESDLGSDWVELKWLKDKGYYSMEAFVANRLEVALRLAWLNCSNGKKRGVKLKEKMTAVCLAANVYWRKKGCVDWWENLDAATRRNVLTSVLGKAAKPLILEILKTCSEAGDEMWLFNRGGEQPLRYNQIASMQKTVPKRVADIEFGSSIIPASLSGRPSLVAGFNNLFLLQDIVMMISLCNHSEYDIGKLFYSTLSSVSTISDFILRKVRGFLMVILLECTKMELLADGNEKPLSKKSKAKPSAFSRKSKGKNRNVKRPNPVPRSCADDFLCEKSLKDRNCTLAHKKKADSGESKKIPGIHQEVEISKEALSSKDEMEHAQTVVAKAQTAARKGRKEKGKNKITGCKNSGDVIKSERSVMEASSSSVIPEDCTAKSYPVSSDSAFKSKTGDNSASCNILVTNSISPGSGNGPTEDDDATQSIQENYPVGSRASSSHTFFENYNSSNNSTEIQIKSSGSVVPSPLPAVDHKIFSHIDIDFQNEQAGKSDIKDVAPDKGMRVDDVEKEAIPFQDQEHGNHLCDTGTPCSYESCQYEWPGVACAYYPPVNPHLPPATDRLHLDVGHNWQNHFRQSFLPTIHQARSSPIQGRCNPILTRPLPMSLDWPPVVRSARGLALSRTFNYDSGFISKKQCSFPQVFSTHSVKINATNVDNERKYSWDCTDLPDPATAYELADECEGHWISEDEVEVQAFAGVDYNQYFGGGVMYWNPSDHPGTVFSRPPSLSSDDSSWAWREADMNRAVDDMVAFSSSYSTNGLTSPTASFCSPFDPLGSGNQALGYVMPGSDVPGKVLHSSSAMTDTAADEESSGSLADVNGDVEGKTGDSLTYPILRPIIIPNISRERSREFKRSYDRRSPCVPPTRREQPRIKRPPSPVVLSVPQAPRPPPPSPVSDARKNRGFPTVRSGSSSPRHWGMRGWFHDGANLEETCLRMDGAEVVWPLRSNNISGRPLIQALPAPLLQDRLIAISQLARDQEHPDVALPLQPPDLHNCPIRKVSLSLMHSLVHDDIDLFCKQVAAENMARKPYINWAVKRVTRSLQVLWPRSRTNIFGSTATGLSLPTSDVDLVVCLPPVRNLEPIKEAGILEGRNGIKETCLQSCFGVSACR; this is encoded by the exons ATGCCGATTCCAAACCCTAAATTCCCTCACGAATCGCTCATGACTCAGGACCAACTCATTGACTCGCTCACCTCCCACATCTCCCTCTTCCACTCTCACTCCAATTCCTCAGACCTCAAACCCAACcataaccctaaccctaaccctaaccctaaccctaggtCCTCGATCCTCAAATGGTTCTCATCTCTCACCGTCCACCAGCGCCAAGCTCACCTCACCGCCGTAGATCCCAAGTTCGTACGGGTCCTCGTTCAAATGCTCGGCAGGGTCCGTGCCAACGGCCATGgcttcttcatcatcctccctGACCTCCCCTCCGGCGACCTTCCCACCCTCTGTTTTAAGAGGTCGAGTGGGCTTCTGTGTAGGGTGGCCGAGTCGAACGAGCTGGAGAGGAGGGTTTTCGAGTCGACTCGGTTGTTTTCTTCGAGGGAAGGGGAAAAGGTGGAGGAGTGTTCGTGCTCGGTGAGGGATATCGATACGGTTACGGTGAGTGAGGATTTGGTGGAGAATTTGGATGGGTTTGTGGAGGCAATGGATGAAATATCAAATGGGGGGTTTTTGAGGGGGGAAGAGAGTGACTTGGGATCAGATTGGGTCGAATTGAAGTGGTTGAAGGATAAAGGGTATTACAGTATGGAAGCATTTGTGGCAAATCGGTTGGAGGTGGCGTTGAGGTTGGCGTGGCTGAATTGTAGTAATGGGAAGAAAAGAGGggtgaaattgaaagaaaagatgaCCGCTGTGTGCTTGGCGGCCAATGTGTATTGGAGGAAGAAGGGGTGTGTAGACTGGTGGGAAAATTTGGATGCAGCAACAAGGAGAAATGTTTTGACATCGGTGTTGGGCAAAGCAGCGAAACCTTTG ATTCTTGAGATCCTGAAGACATGTAGTGAGGCGGGAGATGAAATGTGGCTCTTCAATAGAGGAGGAGAACAACCACTGAGGTACAACCAAATTGCATCTATGCAAAAGACAGTTCCAAAACGTGTGGCTGACATAGAATTTGGGTCAAGCATTATCCCGGCTTCTCTTTCTGGAAGACCTTCCTTAGTCGCGGGGTTTAATAATCTCTTTCTGCTTCAGGATATAGTAATGATGATATCCTTATGTAACCACAGTGAATATGATATAGGGAAACTCTTTTATAGCACACTGAGTTCAGTTTCTACCATTTCTGATTTTATATTAAGAAAAGTACGGGGATTTCTTATGGTTATTTTGCTTGAATGCACAAAAATGGAACTTCTAGCAGATGGAAATGAAAAACCCTTATCTAAGAAATCCAAGGCAAAGCCTAGTGCTTTTAGCCGTAAAAGTAAGGGGAAGAACCGCAATGTGAAAAGACCAAATCCTGTTCCTAGGTCATGTGCGGATGATTTTTTGTGTGAAAAGTCTCTCAAG GATCGTAATTGTACATTGGCTCATAAAAAAAAGGCAGATTCTGGGGAGTCTAAGAAGATTCCTGGTATACATCAGGAGGTGGAAATTTCCAAAGAGGCATTATCGTCGAAAGATGAAATG GAACATGCACAAACAGTGGTTGCAAAAGCTCAAACTGCTGCAAGGAAGGGtaggaaagaaaaaggaaaaaacaaaataactgGTTGTAAGAATTCTGGTGATGTAATAAAATCCGAAAGATCAGTCATggaagcttcttcttcttctgtcaTTCCTGAAGATTGCACAGCAAAGTCTTATCCCGTTTCTAGTGATTCAGCTTTCAAGAGCAAGACTGGTGATAATTCAGCTAGTTGTAACATCCTTGTGACAAATTCGATTTCTCCTGGTTCTGGCAATGGGCCAACTGAGGATGACGATGCCACCCAAAGCATTCAAGAGAATTATCCTGTTGGTTCTAGAGCAAGTTCCAGTCATACATTTTTCGAAAATTACAATTCATCAAACAATAGTActgaaattcaaataaaatcGTCTGGTAGTGTAGTACCTTCTCCTCTGCCCGCAGTGGATCATAAGATTTTCAGCCACATAGATATTGACTTTCAGAACGAGCAAGCTGGCAAATCTGATATAAAAGATGTTGCACCAGACAAAGGAATGAGAGTTGATGATGTGGAAAAGGAAGCCATTCCGTTTCAGGAccaagaacatggaaatcaTCTATGTGATACTGGAACCCCATGTTCTTATGAAAGCTGTCAATATGAGTGGCCTGGTGTAGCTTGCGCCTATTATCCACCTGTTAACCCACATCTCCCACCCGCCACTGACCGATTGCATCTGGATGTTGGTCATAACTGGCAGAATCACTTTCGCCAGTCTTTCCTACCAACTATACATCAGGCGAGAAGTTCTCCAATTCAAGGCAGGTGTAATCCAATTCTGACTCGACCACTGCCAATGAGTTTAGACTGGCCTCCAGTGGTTCGAAGTGCTCGTGGATTGGCTCTATCGCGAACCTTTAATTATGATTCTGGATTCATCTCAAAGAAGCAGTGTAGTTTTCCACAGGTTTTTTCCACCCATAGTGTCAAGATTAATGCAACAAATGTGGACAACGAAAGGAAGTATTCTTGGGATTGCACGGACCTACCTGATCCAGCAACGGCATATGAACTAGCAGATGAATGTGAGGGCCACTGGATATCAGAGGATGAAGTTGAGGTGCAAGCATTTGCTGGGGTAGACTATAATCAGTACTTTGGAGGTGGTGTGATGTACTGGAATCCTTCTGATCATCCAGGGACGGTTTTCTCTCGCCCTCCTTCCCTTAGTTCTGATGATAGCTCATGGGCTTGGCGGGAAGCTGACATGAATAGGGCTGTCGATGATATGGTTGCATTTTCTTCTTCATATAGTACAAATGGTTTGACTTCACCTACTGCTTCCTTTTGTTCTCCTTTTGATCCTTTGGGATCAGGAAACCAGGCTCTTGGTTATGTTATGCCTGGAAGCGATGTACCAGGCAAGGTGCTGCATTCCTCATCAGCAATGACAGACACAGCAGCAGATGAGGAATCCTCTGGATCTTTGGCTGATGTAAATGGTGATGTTGAAGGGAAGACAGGAGACTCGCTTACTTATCCCATTTTACGGCCAATCATCATTCCAAACATTTCAAGAGAAAGGTCAAGAGAGTTTAAGCGTAGTTATGATCGCAGAAGCCCATGTGTTCCTCCTACAAGGCGTGAGCAACCTCGGATAAAGCGGCCACCATCGCCCGTGGTGCTTTCTGTTCCACAGGCCCCACGACCACCTCCACCCTCTCCTGTGAGTGACGCCAGGAAAAACAGGGGCTTTCCAACTGTTCGGTCTGGTAGCTCTAGCCCAAGGCACTGGGGTATGAGAGGATGGTTCCATGATGGAGCTAACTTGGAGGAAACTTGTTTGCGCATGGATGGTGCTGAAGTTGTTTGGCCTTTAAGAAGTAATAATATTTCTGGCCGTCCATTGATTCAAGCTCTTCCTGCACCCTTGTTGCAGGATCGATTGATTGCTATTTCTCAACTTGCTCGTGATCAAGAACAT CCAGATGTTGCATTGCCCCTACAACCGCCTGATTTGCATAACTGTCCTATCCGGAAGGTGTCTCTTTCTTTGATGCACAGCCTTGTCCACGATGACATTGACCTTTTCTGCAAGCAG GTGGCTGCAGAGAATATGGCTAGGAAGCCCTACATAAATTGGGCTGTTAAGCGGGTTACAAGGTCTCTCCAGGTACTTTGGCCCAGGTCCAGGACAAACATATTTGGTTCAACTGCAACCGGTTTGTCACTTCCAACAAGTGATGTGGACCTTGTGGTTTGTCTACCTCCTGTGAGGAACCTG GAACCCATTAAAGAAGCTGGGATATTGGAGGGGCGTAATGGTATCAAAGAAACATGCCTTCAG TCTTGTTTTGGTGTTTCAGCATGCCGCTAG